One Dysidea avara chromosome 8, odDysAvar1.4, whole genome shotgun sequence genomic window, cccccctgtatccgcccctgctcTACGATGGCGATAAACACTTCAACTAGATTACCTCGTGATAATAGCCGAATAGGTAGACTAGATCTAACTCAGAGTGGCCCTGCAGATCGCCCTGTACTAGTAATCCTTGGCATGGCTGCTTGTCGCGATCGTCTAGCAGTCTAGCTAGCTCGCGCGTTGTAGTCTCAATCGGTAGTATCCATCAGTAATGAAATTCTTAGCTAAATAACTTCCAATACATACATTTTAAAAACTTAACAACTTTACATATGtttactgtacaatgtaaaTATATGGAAAGTTAGAAGGCTTTGAAAGATCGTTTTTCCATGAGTTTCCTGAAACAAGGAAATATACGTAAATCCGATCCGTTTTTGTAGTGCGTTTTTTTCGACTTACCGACCCTTTAAAAATCCGAGCAACAgtttttcaaataggtatggcctaaggccactccaaataaattctctctTTCCCGTCCACTGACCGCCCGCATCTGATTagaccactccaaatgagagtgtagtttcccgtcctccgcCCGCATCGCGTCTGGGCACCCGCATTAAAtggtcattattgtcattatttttccaaaactaCTTCCTGTGCTACTTTCTGGATACTTCTCATggagccttttattttgcattgctaaaaagcacaatgaaacctAAAATGAACGGTTCTAATGGTTGCTAGCTTGCCAAAAAGCCATTTTTCATGACCTTGAAATCCTCTTAAGAtcaagataatctaatagagcagctaaatctttaataatgaataatgataataggctgttgatatttagccggtcaccggtTAACTCCTTTAaatatatttagccggtcactgAGCTATATTGCTCAGAGTGGGGCAGCAGTATTGTGCCCTTTTCCGGCGGTGAGGCTAATAGCCTCCTTAAGACTTACCAACGTAAATCTTCAGCCATTGCATCATTTGACGTAAGCAGCCCAACATCACGCTGTTGAAGTGTCCCACCACAGGTCGTTGCCATAATAAGATCATCATCCTGCTTATATAGCCACACTTCTAATAGTCGATGGTGGGTTTCAATTGTAGTCGTATAACCAACGTTTCTCTGTTACATGCCAAGCGGCTAGTAGCACGTGATTCACCTTAGGACAACACGACAGCGGAGTGAACTTGGATTTATTACAGCTTCTCTGCTGTTTTAGGGTCGCTAACATGGAGGATTAATTTACTAGACTGGTTAATTTGGTGGCGTGAAGTTACTCAGTTTCCTCGCGGTGTATGGCAAGACTGAAAAGTGACACACAACCTCGCACACAACAGACAAATGAAGAGAGACAGAGAGGGGCACAGTCCAGCACAGAATAATTCATGCTCAAGCACTACAGCTGCATGTTTTTCCATGGGTGAGGTTGCCAGCTGCAGTGCCATATGACTGATCTTATGAAAGTGTTATGTGAGAAGAGACATGAAAAAAATTGTCACAGTGTTCTCTCCAATGTTGGTATTGTACCTGAGTGCATAATAAAGAGGTATAATGATAGGTGATTTGTTGGCAACTCCCAGTCCAATTGTGAAGCTCTAACTGAATTGCTGTAAAAGTCGCTAGCTCCCCTGACATTTCAATTTTTAATTGTTAGGCCAGGTAAACTTGATAGATTCTCATCCCCGCCTGTATCCCACCgttctaatttcattattgctgttgtcaatcacgtgcacacatattttgatgctaagaaggctgacTCATTTtacaaatgtcacttgcatctCAGAAACGGTGGTGAAACGTAAgcactagttcttaaaaggctttatagtaacagacagcttgatttggagtattttcttcaATAATTGAATAACTAAAAATGACCTCCTGCCTGCATGAAAAtccgaatttttgtggatgagaagcAAGTCatcaagttttcctggccttAGAGATGGAATTATTGTGGACTGTCTGGTTGTATCAGCAATGATGTACATTAAGTAGTACCGAAGTGTGCTTCAACAATTGCTATACTACTATAAATCATTCAATTCAACTTCATGGTGATCAATTATTGAGATTGTTAATGGCACATGTTATGCACTAACTGTATGCTTATGGTATAATCCATGTCAGCCTTGTACAATTTATTGttactacataattatttttgtacaaGCATGTAGAACGATATTAATTCATAATATCCTGAACTTGCTTACGACATTCAGcacaatgcacatatcaatACCTGGTCTGACAAAATTCATAACTTTCATACTTTCAATGAAACTTGCATTATTGTACCTTACACTAGCAAAGTTTCAAGCCATTAGATAAGCTatttgtcattttgtgccaattAGAAGTGCTACTATACTGGATTGTGTCAAACTAGGTAGTAACTATTAGGCCAATTGATGATGTCATGTCTCCCCAGCCATTTGCAGATTACACTTCTGCATTGTGATATGCAATTGAAAGTCTTTCCAGCATCGAATCACCTTTATTATTTACTTATGTGTATCACCTTTTTGTTCTGTTTTGTATTCTTTAGTTTGTAGTGggtatgtttgtttttgtaggcAGACACCTTGAACAGGCTTTGcctttgtgtatgccttcctgtTTAGtaataaaattgataataatagcGATTCTAAAATAATTGTATCCCTCAGTTATGAAAGGAGTCTGCATACAGTGAAATCAGTATTGTTGGTTTTCAAAAAGCCACCTGTCTAAAAGGCCAACATTTACTAAAGTTGTGCCAAACTGTACAGCAATCTACTTACCTAATAAGCCACCTGCAgctatgtaatatatatatgaaggggacaagtgccatttgaaaatttaggtgaccacagaacagaattttgggacataattgaattagtgtaatatttgctaaaaatCTATTTGACTGCCATGAACTTTAAATTGTCATTTAAGATACTTAGTGAAAACATTATTCACATGGTTATAACAAGCCATTCTAAGTTTTAGAGAATGAAAACTCTAAAATGGCCCTTTTTCACTGACCCCTTCATACATACTTACTTAGCCCCATAATGTTTGGCTGGTTCATTTAGACAGCTTCTTCTGTAACATAGATTTCACCGTAACACAAATATTTTCATTGGGAAATGTTGTTACTGTTTGGCACACACTGCAGCGCATGAATTTGTCCATCCAAACTGCCTCACCTAATGTATGCACTGTAAGATACTTTACTGGTTGGTGTGCAAGTTGCTTGCTTTGGTGGAAATTCAATCAGTGATCAACCTATAGTTTgtacaggttgaatgcagagaagttccaaatcccagctgttgtggctcttTTTGGATGTTGCATTACCACTGTGTCACAGGCCTGGGGTTTGCTTGTTGAATTCTATTGAGTTTTACATAGCCGTATTTTTTTTGtttccctgtattcacaggtcCTATAGTGGGGTATAAATATAAAGCATTATTTTACAAATACAGATAGAAGGAAATGACCAAACTGTATTGTACGAATATATAAAACCAAGAAATGATTGTAAACTTACAACTACCGTGAGTTAAATGACAACTTAAAACAATTCAAGGGTTATTGACAGTTTCCACAGAATCAAAATTTGGTTTTGGGTGCACTTTTTATCTTTAAGCAAGTAAAGTGGTACCATATTAAACAGCTATCACATTGGATGGTACAGCCACAATTATCATCTATTGTACGGTAGCAGCATCCGCAATTATAAGTCGGGTTGGATCTCATCACTGCAACAACACTCTCTACCACCAACCAACCATCTTCTGAAAAATACTTTTTGCATTGGCTCAGACAAACATTTTCATCCAGACATGACGCTGCTATTTTGTTAAGGTCAACTTCTACATCTTCTTCATTGACTAAGTCACCATTATTGATAGCCCCCTTAGCTATATCACTGTCAACAAACCACTCCAAAGTAGCTGAAAGACATCAGGGAAGCTATAAGTACTAATATCTTAGAAAAATAAACTCACTTCTTTCTTTGTCTTTCCGTTGCTTCTTCAGGAATGGAAGTGGACCTTTCTTCATTGCTTTTTTAGCCACAGGCAGTCCTATCACTGTCTTCTCAGCCCCCTTTGGGCGACCTCTATTTTTCTGCTTGGGTGGAAGTGATATGTTCTCTAACCCTGGAACTTTCACCATGCATAATTACTAATGAATACATGGAGCATTCATACTTGTTTTACTAGCACTGGTTGCTTCAACTAGATTGCTTATTTCCATGTCTTAATTCCTCAGTAGTACTGGTCACAGATACTACATCCTTGTGACCATACTCAACTTGATCATGCACTGAGCTGCACTCACTGCTTT contains:
- the LOC136264079 gene encoding uncharacterized protein, which encodes MEISNLVEATSASKTRLENISLPPKQKNRGRPKGAEKTVIGLPVAKKAMKKGPLPFLKKQRKDKERTTLEWFVDSDIAKGAINNGDLVNEEDVEVDLNKIAASCLDENVCLSQCKKYFSEDGWLVVESVVAVMRSNPTYNCGCCYRTIDDNCGCTIQCDSCLIWYHFTCLKIKSAPKTKF